Genomic segment of Eleutherodactylus coqui strain aEleCoq1 chromosome 1, aEleCoq1.hap1, whole genome shotgun sequence:
CATGGCCCCCACTAGGGGAGGGGAGGGCGCTCCCGCATGGCCCTTTAAGCAAAGAAGGTTGACTGCCAGATGGAAGAGGCCCGCACAACAGTTATCCGGACCTGGGCTGTGTAAATGGCTTTATGTCAGGTTCTTTCTATTCTGCATTAGTCTCAGCAGAACATGAAAGCACGATGGCTGAAGCAATGCTCTTCCTTATtcatttttaattctatttttgtCAGTAACTGTAAAACTCattcaataaaaaaagaaaattacaacTGCATTAAAATGCAACTTAAACAATGCAGAGCAACATGCATAATGTGCTAAAAAATATGTTTCTTAAAagaatttgaaagtgaaagtgaTGTGCACAAGTCCTTGGCCAGCTATCCTGGAACTAGTGATCAAGTAGGCACGCCAAGCCCGAACTAGCTTGCAGAATCAGGGAAGATGGCAAACATTACATCTAAAATTATACATTGGCGCACCATAGAGCAGTATGGCAGTGTTACTAAATTTGAAccgttttctttaaaaaaaaaaaaaaaaaactaggcagattttaaagggccactctgctgaacttttttcattatgtaactagccccttAGCATATATAAGTTGGTTAGTATTCCCTTAGTTATCCATTTCTATCTGGATCTCCCTGGAGTTCTTCTCTTAGGTGGGTCATGCCATGTCATTCTGAGCAGCAGAGATTTACTAGGCTTTATATTCCTCTTACATATTCACTTTTCAGTCCACATAAATTCCTGTTTTATTAGTTTATATGGACTCTACCCCACAAGCTCTTCATCGGGGGACAGGAACTCCTATAAttgttactgctgatgattagcaCCTCCAGTCACATTGTTAGAATGAAGGAGATGATCGGTCAAGctctgactgtataattatggtctgtaaCTATTTAGGTTAATATAGAAGGAAAGGATAATTACAAtgttctcccagcaggcagaggtgGTACAGTCTATAGCTGCTCATGAGATGTTGTACCAATACATCGGATTATgcagtgaaagagaaagcagtgagaaatctcagcatcagaaTGGTGCctaataagtatcagacaggaggctgcactgcacggAAGTGGCTGCAATTTACACAGGAAATAGTGTGACAATCAGGCGATGGGGCAAAgatggaaaaatgctttttcaaCATAGTTGCCCTTTAAGTTTTGGACTGCTTCAGGGGAGCAAACATTGTCAAATGTTTGTTCAGCTCAAGAGTTGTCACAAAGTGCATATAAAAATCACCAAAATACAGCAATATCTACAAACACCTACTGGTCTCGAATAGTGGAAGTTATGTGCATGGACATGGATGCGTTTGGTGAATCGGCACAAGATTTCCAAGACAGCACATCACCTGAGGAGGGGTCATGTTGCCGTCAGACCTCTCAGTAATGCAGCTCAGGCTTTGGGCCTGTAACTTCAAGCAATTGTTTCTTTGCACAAATGAAAGAAAATAATGACTTTTACATTTTAGTATATATTAAAATGGACTTTTAATTATTGTCAAGTTGGTCTCCTTTAAAAGATGCTGAATTAGAACACACGTAATTTCACTTAATCATCACAATGTTAGCCTTATTACTTGAGACTTTAGTATATTAATGGCAACAATTaaaagggccactctggggattttttttttattcattcattatgcagctattcGCCCACAATATATAAGGGTGCTAATGTTACCTTTCTTAGTTATTTCTTTGTTACTGAAACttccagcctctttttcctcaaatGCTCATGTGATGTCcgctctgaccagctcagattcaCTTGGGGATTATgggttcattttctagtcagattctcagtctgtgtaaTGCTGTTATAGGATCCCTACCAATGCAACTGCTTAGGAGGatgacacagacactcctgtcacagttactggcGATAATCACACAGcgcctgtcacacagttataatagaggagatcacactGCATCCTCGTAATGAGTATAGCCTTAGATGATATAGCCTAAACTTACGCTGAGCTGATACACCATGGGattgaaagtaaaaaaagaaaaaaaactctgaagatggtgcctgataagtatcagacagggcaCTGCACTTtatggaagtgactggaatacaaaGAGACTCCTCAAGCAATCAGCTGCAGTGAGCAGTGATGGGAAAACTGTTCTCTCACCAGAGAGGCCCTTTAATTTACAAATTGATGAAAAGAATAATGAAAGACAATACCTTGTGTATATGCGTAGTCATCTGAACCAGAACTTGAACTTCTATGGTATTTGGGAACACCTTTCTCTAAACCGGATATTGGCATCAATGAAATGGGCTGTATAGGTTCTGGAGCTCCGGGATGATGCTCTTGGTCCACAATATTTAGAAGATTTTCTGTAGGAGCCCGCGCAacagtaatttttaaaaaagcaggGTTAGATGGGGACATCAGTACACGAGGAGAAGGGGTGGGAGAGCCAGAGGTGGCTGGTGGTTGTGTGTATGTAATATACAAGGGGTTAACACCATACGGAGTCTTTGGCTGGCCAGGCATAGCTCTTGATGGAGACCCCGACCGTGCATTGGAGGCATATGCAGACTGCTGACTCCTCTGGGAAGACTGAGTATTTATCGGTGAAGGACTTCTATTCATTGCAGTCCCTGGTCTTTGTGGCGACTCCACTGTAATTTCAATCTTGTTCATAGGAGCCTTATTTATGCCAGATCCATAAGGAAGATAGGATAAGCTACTCTGCTTTGGGTAAGAAGGTGGAGCTTGCTGAAAAGAATGAGGTGAAGCCGTTGATGGACTTGGTGGTAAAAACACGTGTGAAGTCTGGTGGCTTAATGGATTGGGTTGCACTTGATGCTGTGGAGAGCCGTAAGGAGATGTGCACTGAGACGCGGGAGGCGAGCAGAAAGCAGACTGTGGAATCTGAGACTGCTTAGGAGAATACTGCGTAGGTTGATAACCTTGGGAGTACAAAGGAAGAGGACAAGGACTATAGTTAGGCAGAGGAACTGAAGGAGATTGTGTCCACGGCGAGTTCtgtggggtctgcctgcctggaGAATTTTGCGATGACTGCCTTATGTAAATCGAATTTGGAGTCCCATAAGGGTTGCTCGGAACAATTTGTAAAGCTCTTGGCACATTGTGAGCAGAAGGTATATTTTGCGACACTGTTACGGTAATAGGATTTGGAGTATAGCGAGGTAAGTGCATATATGCTGGCAGCGAAGCTTGCATAGCTGATGTGTTCACACCTTGCTGCGGCTGAAGAGACTGTGGGGGTGGAGTCGGCGAGTTTCGACTCTGGTCATTCAAGAAAAACGGATTAAAATTTTGTGCCACGATTGCTGGCGCCGAATGGGGCTCAACCAAGCAGATAAACTTGCCAGAAGTGTGCTGTGGGTCAATGTGCCCATCACTTGAACTATGAACCAGGGGACGTCCATTCACCTGCGTTCCATCTCCTCCCTGGAAATTCGTGCCTGAATGGATGCCAAGATTGATGTGTAAAAGATTGCCATTTGTTCTACTGTCCTCTGGATTGTGGCCCTCCATATAAAGATACTTGCAGCTTTCTTGACTCAGAGCTCTGCAGCAAGCTTCAATGTTGCCATTGTTCTTTAGTTAGacaaacaaaagaagaaaaaaataattagaaaTGGCTAAAAGGAAATTCTATATCATACTAAAAACCATACAACATTCCATATAACCACGTTCTCTAATGCAGATAGACACAATTCGGACCATAGACTGGAAGCACATTCAGAAAGGGCAATGGCAGGCAAAAAGTGTTTTTCGTCTTTTAGCACACATATTTCAATAGGTTATTCTATTAGCATGGATTTATGGAGAATTACATTAGTGTTACTGTGGATTGCCTCACTGCAGTCAACAGTGAAAAAAACAAGGCACTACAGGCGTAGCTGGAAGCACTGACTTATCTGGCACAACAATGACGTGGACATGTGCGGCAGCTAGCTCTCAAGCTCcttcaggccggctgcacacagcagggctggattccgcatgcggaatctggtccTGCCAGCAGCAGCGTCCGCGCATACCTGTTCCTTCCATCTCcactctgtactgcggatggtccgcatcaCGAGCCGTCGGACATACACAGTacagttttcttttattttaaactcctgcttttcccgcggaatccgcaactttccacaattacattgcagaagggccacggattggacagcttccattgattgcaatgtgtGGAATCTGCgtaaaaatggaccatgctgtgatttttcctacgcttgcggaaaccgcaattggtttcagcaagtgtggaggaagaatcaatttcccatagaaTGTTATAGGAGCTACTTGCTGCGGATCCGGGGTGCGGATGCCCGCCGCAGAGTCCGTAGCTAATctccggccgtgggcaggagccctaagttcTTTCTGCTGCAATACAAAGAAAGTTGTCAAAAACTGCATGTAACGTATGATTGTTGCCAACTCTGTGTGTGAAGGGTCATCCTAGATGATCATGAATCTGGTAATCATACACTTTGATCAAGAACTTCAGAACTAGCATAAGTCCACACTTTGCAGCAATAAGTAGTTTTTCAAAAGCCTTTAGGGTAAGTGAACAGCAAACTGGTATTCTGAAAATGTTAAGAAATGAAAACAAACAAGAACCTTAGAATGTTGTACTAAATGTACTGTGaaaccagaaaacccatttaatgggaATGTATCAGTTTACGACAAGGGGGCTTTCCAACAGTtcaatactgatggcctatcctcaggctgGGTCACCAAAAATCAGATTGGTGAAGTGTGCCCCATCAGCCAATGCGCGTTTTGTGCTCCTTCACAACTCTGCCCGTTGTACAGTGGCCACGAACGGTTACAAAGGGCTCTCGCATTGCAATCACTGtgagagctgcagtaccattcTCAGCCACTATACAACAGACAGTGTTGTAGGGGAGCTGTAGTGTGATCGGTAGGAGGGGTTACCAATGCGGAGCCACGGTTGGCAGCAGCACTTGCAGACTCCTCAGGGTCCCCTATGTTCCTCGGCCAAAATCACCGAtgctgccagcagcagcagacTACTCACCCAGCCGAAGTATCGTgaaagccaatcagaagctgggggtgtgacaggggcattcctcctgtcaaacccctcgCTTCCGTTGGCATCAAGACACACCAGTACCAACAGACTCTGAATACAGCTCTAGCCTGCAATACTTTGCAATATGTTCTCGGAGTTCTTTAGCCTTTATGTAATTTATAAATGGAACTAATGATGTTTGAAGCACTTCTTTTCCAGTTTCAGATAAGACTAACACACCTAAAGACCTAAAACAATCCTTTAAAAGCGGGGTGATGTAGTTTAGAAAGCCCATTTTGAAATGGCCTTTTAGAGAATCTTGAGCTGAATTTCGAGGTCATACATTGGAAGAGCGGCACATCCCTGCATTATATAGACAGAGCTTTCATTTTAATGGGCACCTGTAGATTTTCATTTCCATTGTGATGCAGCTACAGGGAAAGTGCACTCTTGCCTCTGAATACTACAGCCGACTGCTGGGGGTCCCAGCTGTGCAGTACCCAGTAATTAGCTCGTCAGGAGACCCTTCTAACACATAGGAATAGGCCAAAGAGGTCAACTTTTTTAATGGAAACACCACATTGTATTAATAGAAGCTGCACTGTGAATTTATGCCCCCGCCAGAAATACAACTTTGATTTAGTTCTTCCTTTAGAATCATGACAATTATTTCTTTGCTGAAGATGCAGTATGGGAAAAAAACAGGACATGAAGAACTTAGTCATGGAGGAAGTCTGCGACTAATATAATTCATCTATTTTGATTAACCCCTCAACGACCAGATTTCAGGGTGCATATGaagacagttttggttggcattgggCCATTTtctttatgcatatatttttattttattctgtaatttttttctttactatctatgacccccatgacatcatataagacctctacgGGTCATtcgcatcttttttttatttcacacttttccactgcagcatccataggagctccagttacagggaaaaacatccccatgtagtgacactagtcactaacaaagctgatcaaggtctgctaggaccctgcagctaaGCCGAAACAGGGGgacccggcagtcacatgatcacacattggaagtgttacttccactttcacgctttagtacatagcgctgaTTGAGCACCATGTAGCCTAGGGGAGGAGAAGCGCTTCACCCTTCTCTGCTGTGTCTGTGTCTCACAGCTGAAGACCCGACCtgatcctgcttgattgcagcagctTCAATCCCACGCAATATTTTTGCTATCAGCCAAGATTAGAGCCCaggaccttaaggggttaacagaactGTGGTAGCTATCCTGCCTCAACAACAGGCAGTTTATATagaatgtttttttaattaatatttattgaaatactttgtcacttttttgtaTAACAAACAATACCCCATAACACAATTCAATTTCACCCCCCTCCCATTCTCTCTCAGATGTACCACCATTTGTACCCCCAACAGAAGATATAGAATAGGTTTCCCTATGGGACCCTATACTATTATagaaaaatttaagaaaaattaAGGAAAGCTCTTACACAGACTGGTGTTAGCAGAACAATAACCCCCAATACCTAACCAAAAAGCTATATGGGTCATACAGCCTTAAATGCCAGATCTTACATTTTAGTACCAACTTTCAAGTTATCGTCTTGCTCTACCGTATCTAcagcatttcatttttttcttggcgCTATTTTTCAAGTACTCCTGACAAACCACTTTTATTCATGGGCTGAACTTGTACCGTAAATATGAATACCTTTCCTTGCCATAAGACTAATGAAGAAGTATAGATTAACTGCCAACTATTGTTCTCTAAGGTGCCAAGAAATAATTAGATCTATGGTAGGCAATTAGGGACACAAAATTCCTTTTCTACCAGATTATTATAGAAGCATGAGATAGACGTTACACTATGCCGCATCACCCTGAATAAGCCTGTTAACAGGAATGACATGCAGCATAGTGGAACAAGTGTGATATTACACTGACTGATGTCTTCTCCATATTTCAATAAATGTAATGACGTACTGTGTACAATACCAGAAGATTAAAGCTGATCACTTTGTGCAAGTATACAGAAAAAGCAGAAGACAGCTTAAAAATCCTCCCTTTATTTTTTGAAtaatacactggaaaaaaaaaaaaaataaagttaaccaGAGCATcaattgcaaataaaaaaaatattaacccaTTTCCTGCAGCTTACTTCCCAACACCATACTCTACATATTGCTTTGGTAGCCTGTTTATATTTTGACTAGCTGCTCTAAAGACTCCCCATAGAGACAGGCTGATCATATTGAGTCATGTATTAATGGTGCCAACCAATATCTGAAAGGTCGCCTCAGCTCTATTTCTAGAATCAATGAGCGCGAACTGCCCTTTATAAAGATGGTAAGCTGTGGCACTCGCTAGAACTAATGGACCAATATGTTTAGTCAACGATATTGTAGCTAAGCTTGAAGTGTTTTTGAGGTTAATACATTTCACAGTGATACAGGCAGACGATATAATAGTCTATATCCCCATAGTCAAGAATGAAGGCCTTCCTGCACATTTATGATGTACAACTATCCATCCAGTATATCCTATTTGCAAGGATTTACAGTAGGTTAGAGATTAAACACCACTGTATTTGTTCAGTAGTCTAACGGTCGTCCCGGGTAAAGGTACCATCAGCTGAATAATCAAAGCTTAGTTTAGCGTAAACTTGGCCGCCAACAGGTGATGAGCTATAAATCGCCAGttgtttcagcttaccaaaaaaaaaaagttgcagattGATCAAAAAGTTGCCTGGTATAAAGTCATAATCGTTCGTATTTGAACAACTTACATGGAGATCCCCTCCATAAATGATATGTTGGCAAACAACTAATGACCAGTCATCGCTCAGTGTAAGAGCAAACAAACAAGTCATTTGCACACTTCAACAACCATCTGAACAATGATGCCTATTCAGACACAGTTTTCTTTTAGGAGGATCCCAAACCAGATGACCTGAACCTATGACATACATATGCTTTGTAATTGAAAAATACACTaattacattttttgtggtaGTTCAGTTCACAAAACAAGAAAACACATAAAACACAGATATATAAACATGACATATTTATCAAAAAAAGAACACTAATGTTTCCATGGGTTTCTAGAGAGCACAAATGTGTCAAAACCACATGCTATGACATACCTTTGATcgtttaaggctatgttcacatctgcatttaggGATttagttttcctgctccgttatgggagcagggaaggggaatctCGTGGCCGAATGGACTCCACTGTCTATACTGGGGATGTTCAGCTTTTGTTCAAACTTCGGGCACTTCACTGGAAGAAGTCCTTTCATGCAGGACTTTATCTTCTAGCATTTCATGCTGGATCTGTGATCAAACCCCTAAAAGAAGGCTTcaaaacgcagatgtgaacagccTTACTTTGATGCCTTTCTATAGGGCTattgcccacggacagattaccGCTGTGGAATTCACGGCCAGACCCCCgtcacgaattccgcagcaaagtccatccatagacatgctaagttaaaagattctcccctgcccatgagtggaaatcaactgcgacttTCCACCCACGGGCAAGAATCGCAGAATGTTCTATGCTgtgcgggagaaaaaaaacaaaaaaaaaaacgcatggacggcttccattgcagtcaatggaagtcgtccgtcctGCGATATTCCACGCAGTGGGCACTTTGGAAGTACTGTGAGAATCCGCGTTACAGCCCAGCGCCAGCGCGTCATGCCCTGAACTGCGCGTACGTGCCGGGCGAGACACttgcggcggatccggagaggcgaGTATGGGTCTCTGTGGGGAGACAGGTCCGATTCCACTGCAAGATTTCGTATTTGGAATCCGACTCTGCCATAGGGCATAAGCCCTTACAGTGTTGAATATATCATTGTATTTCTATTTTAACAAGACAAAGAAAATTGTAAAAATCCTTCacatgcttttattttttaacacacaGAGCGGACCTTAACGGTAAGCTTTCTACAACTGCAGACAATTGTCCAGTAGCCGGGTGTTACAGTGTTAGTATCACAGTTCTGACCTATTCAGGGTATTAGTAATACAGCAGGTTATGGACAACAGCGAGACAGTAAGAGGACTCATCACACTAACACATACCTGCATCATGCACTGAGATACCACTTCAGGTGGGATCTCAGGGAAGCGTTGCTGCAGATCATTTAATACCTGGATGTCAAGCTGATGACTGCTCTGTGCCATCTCCAGATGTATGCTGGATGAAGATTGGAACCGGACTCAGATCGCCCACCAGTGATTGTGGTCTTCTGACCCTTCCGGCAttttctggcaaaaaaaaaagtaaaaatataattTAGGACACTTTAGACAACATTTCTCAGACTGATTTTTATTAAGCACAGTGTCATTGTAAAATATCTATAACATGTTGTCCATTCAGTGACAGAGCTTATACCAAAAAGGACTGAGGCACACATCATTTCCATGGTCATTTCCAAGACTTTCTACACCTGAGACTTACATTTCCCGAGCTCACTTCTTATGGAGCATGGTgagaataagaaaaaaatggGAGAATAACTTGCATGGCTGCCACATTGGAATAAAGCTTGGTTTCCAGATAATTACTGACCGGAATCAGCAAGCAATCAAGTTTCAACACAGTCAAGTTTCTTTATTGGATGTGGATATTTGTGCCCGCAACTGGTTTTCCATTGGCTAGACGTGGTTGCAGGGTCTAGGGCTAAGGATTTTCCATATAGACTTGTGGTCGGAGAATGCCCAATGTACCGCAgtaacagcaaagtggatgagatcataacaaatctcatccacacgtagTGGCAGAATAGCCGCATGTAAACCGACATGCAGCGTGGGAGGTAAATCCAAGGCATCTCAAATGTTTTTGGATATTTTCACTGCAAGGCATAGGATGAACTCCACAGAAAAACTGTGACAACATGTTAGACATACAAATTTTGTAGTAGATTTCCTGTGGAATTTGTGTAAAAATCTACATCAATTTTTTCCCCTCTTGTGTGGATGTACCATAAGGGAGCCCATGGTTTTCACCTTTAACCCCTGGAAGtatagattttgctgcagaaggaTCTGCACGTTGTGGTCCACAGAAAAGAATAATCTATTGTTCTTCTGCTGGGTATGGTTGAGCAATGGTGACAGAATGCAAGAGTATCACTACCATCAAATAGAGCCCAAGTGTGGTGCAGCATTATGGTTCCCAATACAGAAACTGGGAGTAATGTGAAGAGCACTGTTCTGAATCTAGGAGAAAGTATGCATAGGAAGAGTTAGGAGGGAAATCCAACCATCTTTTTCTTTCCTTTAGGAGTCATACTAGCTTCCTTTGGCTTAACTCAAGAAACTTGGAACTTCGGTGTCCCTTGGAAAAAGGACCAAGAGAACCACATTTATAGGTTATTATGAGAGTCAGGCGAGTCTTCAGCTATTAATTCCTCCATTCGCAATAGATGGTTCACTTCCTGAACAAATGTCACGATGGAGGAAGGGTGTGTACTATACCAACGTCTAGGGACCACTGCCCTCACCGCTCTAAGAAAATGACATAACAGACCCTTTTCGACCAAGGATAGGTTACATGGGATGATGGGAGAGCAAAGCCAACTGTGGAGAATGCACAAAGGAACTGCGTGTTACCTTTTCATACAGAAAGACGACAGAATTACAAAAAGGGCCTCAGGTTTGGGGACTCCAAACATGCAACATCGTTCCCACCGCAAAGCCAGCAGGAATCAGAAACTGTTGGGTAAATGTGGTGAATGAGGTCTGGACACCTATACTATCTAGAGAGTATTTTAACTTTTCTTGTGTTGCATATGTTACCGGCAACATATGCAAGAGTCCGGAATAGAAACGGACAACTTTCTCCCAATAGGAgacaaaagggagggggggaagggggtccCAAGGAAGGTGTTTGACAGCAAGAtgccgtgtatatatatatatatatatatatatatatgactgcatttctgctgccttaatgctctgcgccacacaaggcctcCTTATATTAAAGTCAATATGCAAGAAGATGCATGCAACACTGCGCAGTTGCGCTAAAAACACACActatttcaatcagtgcgttCGTTTGTGATGCAGTAGAAGTACAATAAAACATGCAGATATGCATGCAAAAGAGCCTCGTTCATTGCACAAAAACATTGCTCCAAGGCGCACGCGATTGCACTTA
This window contains:
- the TAB3 gene encoding TGF-beta-activated kinase 1 and MAP3K7-binding protein 3 isoform X3, encoding MAQSSHQLDIQVLNDLQQRFPEIPPEVVSQCMMQNNGNIEACCRALSQESCKYLYMEGHNPEDSRTNGNLLHINLGIHSGTNFQGGDGTQVNGRPLVHSSSDGHIDPQHTSGKFICLVEPHSAPAIVAQNFNPFFLNDQSRNSPTPPPQSLQPQQGVNTSAMQASLPAYMHLPRYTPNPITVTVSQNIPSAHNVPRALQIVPSNPYGTPNSIYIRQSSQNSPGRQTPQNSPWTQSPSVPLPNYSPCPLPLYSQGYQPTQYSPKQSQIPQSAFCSPPASQCTSPYGSPQHQVQPNPLSHQTSHVFLPPSPSTASPHSFQQAPPSYPKQSSLSYLPYGSGINKAPMNKIEITVESPQRPGTAMNRSPSPINTQSSQRSQQSAYASNARSGSPSRAMPGQPKTPYGVNPLYITYTQPPATSGSPTPSPRVLMSPSNPAFLKITVARAPTENLLNIVDQEHHPGAPEPIQPISLMPISGLEKGVPKYHRSSSSGSDDYAYTQGVGKLDAKAMSNFYDNIAPGPAVPPNSCKKESSENSSGERKARRISVTSKLKVEPPDIPNPSTVDITNRNRSSQRPERDEDFEGSPWNCNSCTFLNHPALNRCEQCEMPRFT
- the TAB3 gene encoding TGF-beta-activated kinase 1 and MAP3K7-binding protein 3 isoform X1; the protein is MAQSSHQLDIQVLNDLQQRFPEIPPEVVSQCMMQNNGNIEACCRALSQESCKYLYMEGHNPEDSRTNGNLLHINLGIHSGTNFQGGDGTQVNGRPLVHSSSDGHIDPQHTSGKFICLVEPHSAPAIVAQNFNPFFLNDQSRNSPTPPPQSLQPQQGVNTSAMQASLPAYMHLPRYTPNPITVTVSQNIPSAHNVPRALQIVPSNPYGTPNSIYIRQSSQNSPGRQTPQNSPWTQSPSVPLPNYSPCPLPLYSQGYQPTQYSPKQSQIPQSAFCSPPASQCTSPYGSPQHQVQPNPLSHQTSHVFLPPSPSTASPHSFQQAPPSYPKQSSLSYLPYGSGINKAPMNKIEITVESPQRPGTAMNRSPSPINTQSSQRSQQSAYASNARSGSPSRAMPGQPKTPYGVNPLYITYTQPPATSGSPTPSPRVLMSPSNPAFLKITVARAPTENLLNIVDQEHHPGAPEPIQPISLMPISGLEKGVPKYHRSSSSGSDDYAYTQALLLHQRARMERLAKELKLEKEGLEMLKAEVNGMEHDLMQRRLRRVSCTTSIPTPEEMTRLRSLNRQLQINVDCTLKEVDLLQSRGVGKLDAKAMSNFYDNIAPGPAVPPNSCKKESSENSSGERKARRISVTSKLKVEPPDIPNPSTVDITNRNRSSQRPERDEDFEGSPWNCNSCTFLNHPALNRCEQCEMPRFT
- the TAB3 gene encoding TGF-beta-activated kinase 1 and MAP3K7-binding protein 3 isoform X2: MAQSSHQLDIQNNGNIEACCRALSQESCKYLYMEGHNPEDSRTNGNLLHINLGIHSGTNFQGGDGTQVNGRPLVHSSSDGHIDPQHTSGKFICLVEPHSAPAIVAQNFNPFFLNDQSRNSPTPPPQSLQPQQGVNTSAMQASLPAYMHLPRYTPNPITVTVSQNIPSAHNVPRALQIVPSNPYGTPNSIYIRQSSQNSPGRQTPQNSPWTQSPSVPLPNYSPCPLPLYSQGYQPTQYSPKQSQIPQSAFCSPPASQCTSPYGSPQHQVQPNPLSHQTSHVFLPPSPSTASPHSFQQAPPSYPKQSSLSYLPYGSGINKAPMNKIEITVESPQRPGTAMNRSPSPINTQSSQRSQQSAYASNARSGSPSRAMPGQPKTPYGVNPLYITYTQPPATSGSPTPSPRVLMSPSNPAFLKITVARAPTENLLNIVDQEHHPGAPEPIQPISLMPISGLEKGVPKYHRSSSSGSDDYAYTQALLLHQRARMERLAKELKLEKEGLEMLKAEVNGMEHDLMQRRLRRVSCTTSIPTPEEMTRLRSLNRQLQINVDCTLKEVDLLQSRGVGKLDAKAMSNFYDNIAPGPAVPPNSCKKESSENSSGERKARRISVTSKLKVEPPDIPNPSTVDITNRNRSSQRPERDEDFEGSPWNCNSCTFLNHPALNRCEQCEMPRFT